AAGCTGCTCAATATGAAGAGCAACCAGATCGCCTGGAACGGCCAGAAGAAAATCAAGAAGTACGTCAAGCGCGCCAAGGCCTCTTGGTAAGCCGGTGACCGTCAGCTGCCGCCGTCCGGAGAGAACATGCTAAGGATTCCCTCATACATCCCCATCCGGACGGCGGCGGCCGCCGTGTTGCTGTGCGCCGTGGTCGGCTGCCAGTCCGGGCCGTCCGGCTCGTACAAGAAGAAGATCAACACCGACTTGGCGGCGCAGAACTACGCCCAGGCCGAGATGGACGTCGAAAAAGCCAAAGAGGGCGAATACGGCAAGAAGAACATGGTGCTGTTCTACCTCGACAAGGGCACGGTCCTGCACCACGCAGGCAAGTACGCGGAAAGCGACAGCGCCTTCGACCAGGCCGAGCAGCGCATGGTGGAGCTCTACACCAAGAGCATCACCAAGGCCGCGGGCATGCTGGTCCTCAACGACGGCACCGCGGACTACGCGGGCGAGCCCTTCGAGCGCGCGATGACCAACGTGTACCGGGCCTTCAACTGGCTCTTCCAGGGCAAGCTCGACGAGGCCCTGGTCGAGGCGCGCAAGGCGGGCATCTTCCTCGACGAGCTCAACCGCACGTTGGAGGGCAAGGCCAAGTACAAGGACGACGCCTTCGCCCAGTACCTCGCGGCCCTGCTCTACGCCGACGCGGGCAAGATGGACGACGCCCGCATCTCCATGGATAGGGCCATGGACGCCTACGGCTGGTACCAGTCCTCCTACGGCTCGGCCAAGCCGCACTTCGAATTCCCCAAGGAGGACAAGAAAGCCCAGCGCGGCGAGCTGGTCTTCGTGCACTTCAACGGCGCGGCGCCGATCAAGGTGTCCAAGACCTTCCAGGTCGCCTGGGGCAACGCCGTCGCCATCGCCAAGGAGAACGACACCGAAGCCCAGGGCGCGCAGTTCTCCAACGGCCTGCGCGCGGGCATCACGGGCAACTCCATCACGGTGTCCTATCCCGAGTATGTGGCCCAGCCGTTCCGTACCAAGGGCTCCGAGGTCTCGGTCGACGGCGGCGAGGCCCTCCCGGCCACGCTGATGGAGGACATCCAGGCCATCGCCACCAAGACCCTGCAGGACCGCATGGCCATCATCCGGACCCGGGCCATCGCGCGGGCCACGGTGAAATACGTCCTGGCCGAGGTGGCGTCCCGGGCCGCGGCCAAGGGCTGCGACCAGATCGGCGGGTTCGGCGCCATCGCCTGCAAGGCCTTGGCCCGCGGCGCGGCCCACGGCATCGCCGCGGCCAGCGAGGTCGCGGACACCCGCTGCTGGGGCACCTTGCCCGCCGAGATCCGCATGGCGCGCCTGAAGCTGCCCGTGGGCAAGCACACGGTCTCGGTCAACTTCAAGGACGCCGCCGGCAACGTCGTCGGCACGCATGTCTTCAATGATGTGGACATCGCCAAAGGAAAGCGGACTTATCTGAGTTATCGCACCGCTGACGCGGTGGAGCCGGGGCAGCCGGCCGCCGGGTCTCAGGCGGCGAAATCGGGGGTCAAAAGATGAAGAAGACACTGCTAATCCTCATGTCGCTGGCCTGCGCCTGCGCGAGCCCGACTCCGGCCAAGGCCAATCCCCGGAATCCGAAGCCGGAGTGGGTGGACGGCTCCAGCATGGAGTACTCCCGGGACAAGTACCTGACCGGAGTCGGCAGCGCCGACGACCGGGCCACGGCGCAGGAGCGCGCCCGCGGGGAGATATCCAAGATCTTCTCCTCGCAGATCACGGTCAACACGGCCTCGCTGGCGGCCGAATCCACCGTGCAGGTCACGGGCAAGAAGGACCAGAACTCCTTCTCGCAATCGGTCTCCAACAGCGTGGAGAACGTGTCCAAGAAGGTCTTGGAGGGCGTGGAGATCCCGGAGACCTGGCAGGACGACGCTTCGCGGGTCTATTACGCCCTGGCGGTGCTGGATAAGTCCAAGTCCGTATCCGCCATCACGGACAAGATCGCGGACTTCGACGCCCAGGTCAAGCAGTGGTACGCGCAGATGGTCCAAGCCACGGACAAGCTGCTCAAGGTCAAGGCCGGGATGAAGCTCCTGGCCCTGTTCAAGGCCCGCAAGGGCCTGGAGAGCGACCTGCGCATCCTCGACGGCAAGGGCATGCCCAATCCGGTGGACGAGGCGGCGGTGCGCGCCGCGGCCGCCAAGACCCTCTCCGAGCTGGACGTGGCCATCGACGTCTCGGGCACCAAGTCCCGCGAGGTGGAGACGGGCGTGGTCAAGGCCTTGAACGGCTTCGGCCTGCAGGCCACGGCCGGCGCCCCGCAGGGCGCGGTGGACATTCTGGTCACGGGCGAGGCTGAGACCAACCCGGTGGAGGGCACGGACGTGCGCTGGAAGTTCGCGCGCTCCTACGTGACCGTGAGCCTCAAGGACGGCCGCACCAACAAGGTCTTCCTGCAGTTCGACGTGGCCGAGAAGGGCTCCTCAGGCGACTACAACACCGCGGCGCGCAGGAGCCTCGCCAACCTCTCCAAGAAGGTGGCGTCGGCTATCAACGACGGCATCACCGAGTATTTCGAGAACCAGTAAGCTCCGACAAAGAAGCCCCGCTCGCCGCATGGAGCGGGGCTTCTTGTTTTATCGGGAGCCATCCCAGCGGGAGGCACGCTGGAAGGCGTCGACGCCGACGCGGTCGGCCAGGGATGGGTCGTCTGTGAAGGGGTTGCGGTTGCCCTGGAATCGCTCGATGAGATCGTTGCGCCGCATCTCGTCCGGGCCGGGCGGGAAGCTCCGGTTCCAGGACAGGAGCAGCTCCAGCTTCTGGTTCCAGAAGGCGGGGTTGAACCCACCGTTGGAGATGTTCTGGTCGCAGTACCGGGTGTAGAAGTAGAGCAGGGCCCGGGCGACCCGGCCCTTGGCCGCGTCCGGCGGTTCGAAGACGCCCTGCCCGGACTTGGCGCCGCCGTCGTTGTGGTACTCGCCCTGCCCCTGGACCACGCCGAAGGGCATGCTGCCCCGCATCCCGTTGGGATGGATGAAGGTGGCCAGCAGATGGTGCAGGTCGGACTTCATGGGCAGGCGCTTGGAGAAGAAGGACTGCGGCCAGGTGTGCTCCACGTTCATGCCCTGGCTGTCCACGAAGGCGT
The nucleotide sequence above comes from Elusimicrobiota bacterium. Encoded proteins:
- a CDS encoding endonuclease, producing the protein MPQLRRLALALVLPFSAALCGAQQDDAALDSLRRLSGGAPAVEVPAVRAAVAAPAAAAGSGAQLLASLHESSGRGYRQHEYQEASHYMFSTADNVERGGRRGVIDAYSGVFVAGTSAEGSDYRESGDQNGDAFVDSQGMNVEHTWPQSFFSKRLPMKSDLHHLLATFIHPNGMRGSMPFGVVQGQGEYHNDGGAKSGQGVFEPPDAAKGRVARALLYFYTRYCDQNISNGGFNPAFWNQKLELLLSWNRSFPPGPDEMRRNDLIERFQGNRNPFTDDPSLADRVGVDAFQRASRWDGSR
- a CDS encoding LPP20 family lipoprotein; the encoded protein is MKKTLLILMSLACACASPTPAKANPRNPKPEWVDGSSMEYSRDKYLTGVGSADDRATAQERARGEISKIFSSQITVNTASLAAESTVQVTGKKDQNSFSQSVSNSVENVSKKVLEGVEIPETWQDDASRVYYALAVLDKSKSVSAITDKIADFDAQVKQWYAQMVQATDKLLKVKAGMKLLALFKARKGLESDLRILDGKGMPNPVDEAAVRAAAAKTLSELDVAIDVSGTKSREVETGVVKALNGFGLQATAGAPQGAVDILVTGEAETNPVEGTDVRWKFARSYVTVSLKDGRTNKVFLQFDVAEKGSSGDYNTAARRSLANLSKKVASAINDGITEYFENQ